The window TACCCCTTTCTGTTGTCACTGGCACTGCTGTGCGTGCCGATGACCATCCAGGCCGGCGATGCCAGCGACTTCGTCGCCGCCAACCCGAGCCAGCAGGCCAAGCTGCTGGAAAGCTGGGCCGCCGCGCCCGAGCCGGCGCGCCTGCCGCTGCTCGACACACTGCAACAAGGCCGCCTGGCCGCCGACCGCGCCAAGGCCGCGTTCATCGAGGACGCCGGCCACTACCGCGCCGCCGAAGGCGAAGCTCAGCCCAGCGGCACGCCGAAGCAGCTGCGCCTGAACAACCGCCTGCGCGGCCTACTGGCCACCGTTTTGGCCAGCCATCAGTTGCTCGCCGACGACCCGGCCGTGCGCCTGAGCGCCGCCCAGCAATTGCAGAAGAGCGCCAAGCCCGCGCAGCTCGCCCTGCTCAATGCCCACGTCGCCAGCGAAACCGATGAGGCGGTGCGCGACGCGCTATCGCTAGCGCTGGCCAACCTGCGACTGGTCGATCCCGACCCGGCCGTCCGCCTGAATGCCGTGCGCCTGCTCGGCGCGACCGGCGACCCGCTGGCACGCACCCGCCTGGAAAGCCTGCTGGCCGACGACGCGGAAGCCGACGCCACGGTACGCACCGCCGCCGAGACTAGCCTGGCACAGGTCAAGCGCCGCCTGTTGATGGGCGAGCTGCTCGGCCAGGCGTTCAGCGGCATGAGCCTCGGTTCGATCCTGCTGCTCGCTGCCCTCGGCCTGGCGATCACCTTCGGCCTGCTCGGGGTGATCAACATGGCCCACGGCGAGATGCTGATGCTCGGCGCCTACGCCACCTACCTGGTGCAGCTGGGGTTCCAGCGCCTGGCCCCCGAGTACCTGGCGCTGTATCCGCTGGCCGCGCTGCCGGTGGCGTTCTTCGTCACCGCGGCGATCGGCATGGCCCTGGAGCGCACGGTGATCCGCCACCTCTACGGTCGCCCGCTGGAAACCCTGCTGGCCACCTGGGGCATCAGCCTGATGCTGATCCAACTGGTGCGTGTGCTGTTCGGCGCGCAGAACGTCGAAGTGGCCAACCCCGGCTGGCTGTCCGGCGGCGTACAGGTGCTGCCCAATCTGGTGCTGCCCTACAACCGCATCGTGATCATCGGCTTCGCGCTGTTTGTCGTGGCCTTGACCTGGTTGTTGCTGAACAAGACCCGCCTCGGCCTCAACGTCCGCGCCGTCACCCAGAACCGCAACATGGCCGCCTGCTGCGGCGTGCCGACCGGGCGCGTGGACATGCTCGCCTTCGGCCTCGGCTCGGGCATCGCCGGGCTCGGCGGCGTGGCGCTGTCGCAGATCGGCAACGTCGGCCCGGACCTCGGCCAGAGCTACATCATCGACTCGTTCCTGGTGGTGGTGCTCGGCGGTGTCGGCCAACTGGCCGGCAGCGTGCTGGCGGCCTTCGGCTTAGGGATAACCAACAAGATCCTCGAACCGCAGATCGGCGCCGTGCTGGGCAAGATCCTCATCCTCGCGCTGATCATCCTGTTTATCCAGAAACGCCCGCAGGGCCTCTTCGCCTTGAAAGGCAGGGTGATTGACTGATGACCATGCCCCTCAATCAAACGTTGCTGGCCCGCGCCAGCACCAAACTCGGCCCGCAGCTGAGCCTGGCCGTCGGCGCGCTGGTGCTCGCCGTGCTCATCGCCCTGCCGCTGCTGCACCTGCTGTCGGCGGACCACACGCTGCACATCTCTGCCTACACCCTGACCCTGGTCGGCAAGATCCTCTGCTACGCCATAGTCGCGTTGGCGCTGGACCTGGTCTGGGGCTACGCCGGGCTGCTGTCGCTCGGCCACGGGCTGTTCTTCGCCCTCGGCGGCTACGCCATGGGCATGTACCTGATGCGCCAGTCGGCCGGCGACGGTTTGCCCGCGTTCATGAGCTTCCTCGCCTGGACCGAGCTGCCCTGGTACTGGTACGGCACCTCGAGCTTCCTCTGGTGCCTGGCCCTGGTGGTGCTGGCGCCGGGACTGCTGGCCCTGGTGTTCGGCTTCTTCGCCTTCCGCTCGCGGATCAAGGGCGTGTACTTCTCGATCATGACCCAGGCGCTGACCTTCGCCGGCATGCTGCTGTTCTTCCGCAACGAGACCGGCTTCGGCGGCAACAACGGCTTCACCAACTTCCGCAGCATCCTCGGCTTCGAGATCACCGCGCCGGGCACCCGCGCCGCGCTGTTCCTGTGCACCGTGGCGCTGCTGGTCGGCAGCCTGCTGCTCGGCTGGCGACTGGCGCGCAGCAAGTTCGGCCGCGTGCTCACCGCGCTGCGCGACGCCGAGAACCGCCTGATGTTCTGCGGCTACGACCCACGCGGCTACAAGCTGTTTATCTGGGTATTGAGTGCCGTGTTGTGCGGTCTGGCCGGCGCGCTGTACGTGCCGCAGGTGGGCATCATCAACCCCAGCGAGATGTCGCCGACCAACTCCATCGAGGCCGCCGTGTGGGTCGCCCTCGGCGGGCGCGGCACGCTGATCGGCCCGCTGCTCGGCGCCGGCCTGGTCAACGGCATGAAGAGCTGGTTCACCGTGGCCTTCCCCGAGTACTGGCTGTTCGCCCTCGGCGCGCTGTTCATCGTCGTCACCCTGTTCCTGCCCAAGGGCGTGATCGGCCTGCTCAAGAGGGGGAGTCCGCAATGAGAGTCACCGCCACCCCGGAATTCATACTCGAACCGGCCTACAACCCGAATCGCGACGCCGGCACCGGCCGCGACGCGCTGGGCCTCGGCAGCCGCGTCGAGCCGGGCCTAGACGTGCGCCACGGCACCATTCTTACGCTGGAAGATATCAGCGTCAGCTTCGACGGCTTCAAGGCGCTCAACGCGCTGAACCTGTATATCGGCGTCGGCGAGTTGCGCTGCATCATCGGCCCCAACGGCGCCGGCAAGACCACGCTGATGGACGTGATAACCGGCAAGACCCGCCCGGGCAGCGGCCAGGCCTGGTTCGGTGAAACCCTCGACCTCACCCAGCTGAGCGAGGTCGAGATCGCCCAGGCCGGCATCGGCCGCAAGTTCCAGAAGCCCACGGTGTTCGAGGCACTCAGCGTGTTCGAGAACCTCGAACTGGCGCAGAAGACCGACAAGTCGGTGTGGGCCAGCCTGCGCGCCCGGCTCAGCGGACAACAGAAGGACCGCATCGAGGAGGTGCTCGCCACCATCCGCCTGGAGAACGCCCGCCATCGCAGCGCCGGCCTGCTCTCCCACGGCCAGAAGCAGTCCCTCGAGATCGGCATGCTGCTGATGCAGGACCCGCAACTGCTGCTGCTCGACGAGCCGGTGGCGGGCATGACCGACGCCGAGACCGAGTTCACCGCCGAGCTGTTCAGGTCGCTCGCCGGCCAGCATTCGCTGATGGTGGTGGAACACGACATGGGCTTCGTCGGCAGCATCGCCGACCACGTCACCGTGCTGCACCAGGGCAGCGTGCTGGCCGAAGGCTCGCTGGAAGAGGTGCAGGGCAACGAGCGGGTGATCGAGGTGTACCTCGGTCGTTGAAAAAGCGCCCTCTCCCCAACCCTCTCCCATAAATGGGAGAGGGGGCTGGTCGTGAGTTTTTTTTCGGTTGAGCGCTGTCTTTACCGAGACTCCGCACCGCTTGTCTCCCCTCTCCCGCGTGCGGGAGAGGGGCCGGGGGAGAGGGCAGATTTGTAGGGTGGATGACGCGCAGCTCATCCACCCCTGACACCGCCCGTGTGGATGGCTGCGGCCATCCACCCTACACCGGGCCCAGACATCCTTAGGGTGGACAACGCCGCAGGCTTGTCCACCGACAAGACGACAAGGACATCCCCATGCTGCAAGTCGACAAACTCCACCAGTACTACGGCGGCAGCCACATCCTCCGCGGCCTGTCGTTCGACGTGAAGATCGGCGAAGTCACCTGCCTGCTCGGGCGCAACGGCGTGGGCAAGACCACCCTGCTGAAATGCCTGATGGGCCTGATCCCGAGCAAGGAAGGCCAGGTCGCCTGGGAAGGCAAGGCCATCACCGCCTACAAGCCGCACCAGCGCGTGCACGCCGGCATCGCCTACGTGCCGCAGGGTCGCGAGATCCTTCCGCGCCTGAGCGTCGAGGAAAACCTGCTGATGGGCCTGTCGCGCTTCGGCGCCAAGGAGGCCAAGAGCGTGCCGGCGTTCATCTACGAGCTGTTCCCGGTGCTGGAGCAGATGAAGGCGCGGCGTGGCGGCGACCTCTCCGGCGGCCAGCAGCAACAGCTGGCGATCGGCCGCGCGCTGGCCAGCCAGCCGCGCCTGCTGATCCTCGACGAGCCCACCGAAGGCATCCAGCCCTCGGTGATCAAGGAGATCGGCGCGGTGATCAAGAAGCTCGCCGAGCGCGGCGACATGGCCATCCTGCTGGTCGAGCAGTTCTACGACTTCGCCGCCGAGCTGGCCGACCAGTACCTGGTGATGGCGCGCGGCGAAATCGTCCAGCAGGGCCGTGGTGCGGACATGGAGGCCGAGGGCGTGCGCGGGCTGGTGGCGATTTAGGCCGGGTGCGCCATCCACCCTTCCGCGCCGGCCGCCCGGTGCGCACGACGCCCCCTCGGCTCCAACACCACTTGCGTAGGATGGGTTGAGCGGCAGCGCCGCGATACCCATCGCGGGACACGCCGGGGACCACCTCACACTCGTTGCCTGACCTACCATCGCAGGGTGCACGCCCTACGCACCGCTTTGGTTCGAGGCACGCCTCTTGCTTGGCCAGATGGTCAACTTTTCGCCCGGACTTCCGCGCCTGCCATGAACCTCCCCGCCGCCCTATTCACGCCGAGCTGGCACGCCGAACTGGAACTGGCCTATGCCCGGCGCGACGACTGCACCCGCCCGGTGCAGCGCCGCCACCTCGGCCCGTTAAGGGTGCAAAAGCACCTCTACCCCGAGGGACCGCAGGTCTGCCAGCACATCATCGTGCACCCGCCCGGCGGCATCGCCGGTGGCGACCGCCTGGCCATCGCCGCGCGTGTCGAACGTGACGCCTGGGCGCAGCTGACCAGCCCCGGCGCCGCCAAGTGGTACCGCGCCGCTGGCCCGGCCTATCAGACCCTCGACCTGCGCGTCGCCGGCGGCGCCACCCTGGAGTGGCTGCCGCAGGAAACCATCGTCTATTCCGCCGCCCAGGCCGAGCTGCACACCCGCATCGAGCTCGAAGGCGACGCCCGGCTGTTCTACTGGGATATCGCCGCCCTCGGCCGCCCGGCGGCCGGCGAGCGCTTCGCCAGCGGCCATTTTCAGTCCCGCCTGGACATCCGCCGCGACGGTCAGCTGCTCTGGCACGAACGCCAGCGCATCGTCGGCGGCGACGGTCTGCTCGACTCGCCGATCGGCCTCGCCGGTCAGCCGGTGTTCGCCACGCTGCTGGTCAGCGGCGAGATCCACGCCGATCTGCTCGAACGCTGCCGCGAACTGGTCACCCCGGTACGCGGCGATCTCACCCAGTTGCCCGGCCTGCTGGTTGCACGCTGCCTGGCCAGCGAAGCGCTGCACGCCCGCGCCTGGCTGATCGCGCTGTGGCGCCTGCTGCGCCCGGCGCTGCTCGGCCGCGAGGCCGTGCCGCCAAGAATCTGGAACACGTAGGGTGGAAAACTGCGAAGCGTTTTCCACCACCAGCCGGTGGATGTGAAAGCGCCATCCACCCTACCAACTAAAACCGAGCAATGCCGGTGGACAAGGCTTCGCCGTTGTCCACCCTACGAGGGAGCCGTTTATGGACTTGACGCCCAGAGAGAAAGACAAGCTGCTGATCTTCACCGCCGGCCTGGTCGCCGAGCGGCGCCTGGCCCGCGGCCTCAAGCTCAACTACCCGGAAGCCATGGCGCTGATTTCCGCGGCCCTGCTCGAAGGCGCGCGCGACGGCCGGACGGTCGCCGAGCTGATGCACGTCGGCACCACCCTGCTGACCCGCGAACAGGTGATGGAAGGCGTGCCGGAGATGATCCCGGAGATCCAGATCGAAGCCACCTTTCCCGACGGCACCAAGCTGGTGACCGTGCATCAACCGATTGTCTGAGGAGCC is drawn from Pseudomonas cavernae and contains these coding sequences:
- the urtB gene encoding urea ABC transporter permease subunit UrtB — its product is MPTALYPFLLSLALLCVPMTIQAGDASDFVAANPSQQAKLLESWAAAPEPARLPLLDTLQQGRLAADRAKAAFIEDAGHYRAAEGEAQPSGTPKQLRLNNRLRGLLATVLASHQLLADDPAVRLSAAQQLQKSAKPAQLALLNAHVASETDEAVRDALSLALANLRLVDPDPAVRLNAVRLLGATGDPLARTRLESLLADDAEADATVRTAAETSLAQVKRRLLMGELLGQAFSGMSLGSILLLAALGLAITFGLLGVINMAHGEMLMLGAYATYLVQLGFQRLAPEYLALYPLAALPVAFFVTAAIGMALERTVIRHLYGRPLETLLATWGISLMLIQLVRVLFGAQNVEVANPGWLSGGVQVLPNLVLPYNRIVIIGFALFVVALTWLLLNKTRLGLNVRAVTQNRNMAACCGVPTGRVDMLAFGLGSGIAGLGGVALSQIGNVGPDLGQSYIIDSFLVVVLGGVGQLAGSVLAAFGLGITNKILEPQIGAVLGKILILALIILFIQKRPQGLFALKGRVID
- the urtC gene encoding urea ABC transporter permease subunit UrtC, with protein sequence MTMPLNQTLLARASTKLGPQLSLAVGALVLAVLIALPLLHLLSADHTLHISAYTLTLVGKILCYAIVALALDLVWGYAGLLSLGHGLFFALGGYAMGMYLMRQSAGDGLPAFMSFLAWTELPWYWYGTSSFLWCLALVVLAPGLLALVFGFFAFRSRIKGVYFSIMTQALTFAGMLLFFRNETGFGGNNGFTNFRSILGFEITAPGTRAALFLCTVALLVGSLLLGWRLARSKFGRVLTALRDAENRLMFCGYDPRGYKLFIWVLSAVLCGLAGALYVPQVGIINPSEMSPTNSIEAAVWVALGGRGTLIGPLLGAGLVNGMKSWFTVAFPEYWLFALGALFIVVTLFLPKGVIGLLKRGSPQ
- the urtD gene encoding urea ABC transporter ATP-binding protein UrtD; this translates as MRVTATPEFILEPAYNPNRDAGTGRDALGLGSRVEPGLDVRHGTILTLEDISVSFDGFKALNALNLYIGVGELRCIIGPNGAGKTTLMDVITGKTRPGSGQAWFGETLDLTQLSEVEIAQAGIGRKFQKPTVFEALSVFENLELAQKTDKSVWASLRARLSGQQKDRIEEVLATIRLENARHRSAGLLSHGQKQSLEIGMLLMQDPQLLLLDEPVAGMTDAETEFTAELFRSLAGQHSLMVVEHDMGFVGSIADHVTVLHQGSVLAEGSLEEVQGNERVIEVYLGR
- the urtE gene encoding urea ABC transporter ATP-binding subunit UrtE, coding for MLQVDKLHQYYGGSHILRGLSFDVKIGEVTCLLGRNGVGKTTLLKCLMGLIPSKEGQVAWEGKAITAYKPHQRVHAGIAYVPQGREILPRLSVEENLLMGLSRFGAKEAKSVPAFIYELFPVLEQMKARRGGDLSGGQQQQLAIGRALASQPRLLILDEPTEGIQPSVIKEIGAVIKKLAERGDMAILLVEQFYDFAAELADQYLVMARGEIVQQGRGADMEAEGVRGLVAI
- a CDS encoding urease accessory protein UreD, producing MNLPAALFTPSWHAELELAYARRDDCTRPVQRRHLGPLRVQKHLYPEGPQVCQHIIVHPPGGIAGGDRLAIAARVERDAWAQLTSPGAAKWYRAAGPAYQTLDLRVAGGATLEWLPQETIVYSAAQAELHTRIELEGDARLFYWDIAALGRPAAGERFASGHFQSRLDIRRDGQLLWHERQRIVGGDGLLDSPIGLAGQPVFATLLVSGEIHADLLERCRELVTPVRGDLTQLPGLLVARCLASEALHARAWLIALWRLLRPALLGREAVPPRIWNT
- a CDS encoding urease subunit gamma, translating into MDLTPREKDKLLIFTAGLVAERRLARGLKLNYPEAMALISAALLEGARDGRTVAELMHVGTTLLTREQVMEGVPEMIPEIQIEATFPDGTKLVTVHQPIV